The Bacillales bacterium genomic interval CGATCACATCTAACCCGTGCAGCCCTCTTGCTTTCAACCAACTGAAATAGTCGTTCCAGGTATGCTCGCTTTCACTGTCACCGACTTTCAGCCCAAGAATCTCGCGGTATCCTTGGTCGTTGACACCATAGCCCACGAGGAAATAGAGTCCATATAATTGTGTAAAAAAACAAGAGGGGTCGGTCTGAATGTCAATCACGGTGAATCGAAAGAAGGGTGGACACAGTTTTTTGATAAGTTAAAGTCCAGAGGGCATCAATCTCCAAAAATGATCATTTCGCCGACCGCAAGAAAGCCGAAGCGCTCATGGAAGAATGGACGACATTACAAATGTAATAAGGGAGTCAAATGTTCGTTAGATTTAGAAAGAAGGTGCCGCTTTTAGGACACCTTCTTTTTGTTGCGACAGCACTCAGCCTCAACATACGGGTGAATCTCAACTTTTTTGATTTTATAATGAAATCCAACTTTATCGAGACTGAATGTCACTTTGCCGTTCATTGTTTTCGTCACGTCCGCTTGAGCAAATTCAAAAAGGTCAGTCGGTCAGTGCGCTTTCCGAAAAACAAGCAAACGAAATTCGTAATTTCTATGAAATCCCAAAGTCCAACTATGATCAAGAACCCGATGTTTATTGGCAATCGAGAAAAAGTGATCATTCATATGAGGTTACCGTTCACTATGAAGTTTTGTTTTATTCGAAAGACAAACTTTGGGTCAGCTGCATGAATCCTGTAAATGATAAAACCGGAACAAATGCAGAAAAATATGCCATAAATCACACCTTTTTTCAGGTGAATCTTCTCCAATCATTCAGATCTATCTCTACCCGCTAACAGCAAGTGGAGCGCTTGTGGATTCCTGGAAACGGCTTCCTTGTTTGAAAATCAGGAAATAAATGGTACAATTTAGTATACCTTAGTTGAAGGGACTTGAAACTATGTATTTATGGCTGATCCCTGTCATCTTGTTGGGCGGTTTGATCTGCACCGCCTTAATCATTGATCTCGTCTCGAAGCGGAAGGGGTATCATGTAGATTTTGAAAAGGGCGCGAATGATGCTTCTGATCCGGATAAAGTATATGCGGAAATTAATGCGCGGCAAATGACAAATGACATTGATTTAAGCTGACGGTATCGACCGTCAGCTTTATTTTTCGAAGTCACTAACAGTCATTTCCATAATTAAACTATACACACTATTCACAGGTTTATCAACAGATTTGACCGCTTTTTTAGCGGTTTTTGTCGAATTGTCCCCATTTTCCACAGAAATTTCGTCATTTATCCACATTTTTTGTTAACAAAGTGTAAATCCGTCATAGCAAGGTTCAACCCGTTTTTCCACATTATCCAAAGCGATGTGGATAACATTTCTCCACATGCACAAAAATAGACTTTTCCCTTTTCAGGAAAAGTCTAAACCTATTATTACGATTTATTTGAATTCCAGCCCCGGTTTGGCATTCAGCCGAAGATCGGCACGAACGCCTTTTTCAAATGCGACAGTTCCAGCCGCCGCGATCATCGCCGCATTGTCCGTGCACAATCGAATCGGTGGAATCACCAGTTCAGCAGGTTGTGCGTGAAACGCCTCTTCCAACCGAGTCCGTAAACCTTTGTTGGCGGCCACGCCGCCGGCAACGAGAACTTGCCGCACATTGAAAGCCTGCGCTGCACGCAACGTTTTCACCGCCAAAACCTCGATGACACTCTCCTGAAAACCGGCGGCGACATCTTCAACCGCCAGCGTCTCTCCGCGCTGCTTGGCATTATGCAGTTTGTTGATGACGGCCGATTTCAAGCCGCTGAAACTGAAATCATAGGAATCCGGTTCCAGCCATGCGCGCGGAAATTCCAACGGTTGCCGACTTTCCCCGGCCAAACGGTCGATATGCGGACCTCCCGGATAGGGAAGGCCGAGTGTGCGCGCGACTTTGTCGTAAGCTTCACCTGCCGCATCGTCACGTGTTTCCCCAAGCCGTTCAAATGCCCAATGTTCCCGCATCAAAATCAGTTCCGTATGGCCGCCGGAAACGACAAGCGCCAACAACGGAAAACGAAATTCAGTCACCAAACGGTTGGCGTATATATGGCCGGCGATATGGTGGACCGGCACGAGCGGCAGTTGGTGAGCATACGCGAGCGCCTTCGCTGCATTCACCCCGATCAAGAGGGCGCCGACAAGGCCCGGACCTTGGGTAACCGCAATCGCATCGAGATCGGAAAATCCGACCTCGGCTTCTTTCATCGCGTCCTCGATGATCCACGTGATCTGCTCGACATGATGGCGGGAAGCCACTTCAGGGACGACACCGCCGAACCTCTTATGGCTTTCCACCTGCGAAGCCACGACATTTGATAAAATTTCCCGCCCGTTCCGAACGACGGCCGCGGCGGTTTCGTCGCAGCTCGTTTCGATGCCGAGCACTTTGATGTCCTTCATAATTTCACCCACATGACTAAAGCATCCTCGTAATTGTCCGTGTAATAGTTTTTCCGAATCCCGCCCGGCTGAAAGCCGAGTTTTCGGTACAAGCGCTGCGCCGATTCATTGGAGACGCGCACTTCCAGCGACATTTTACGCGCCCCTTTCATCCTTGCATAGTGCATCGCCGTTCGCAGCAATGATTCTCCGATTTGCTTGCCCCGGTATTCCGGGAGAATGGCAATGTTGGTGACATGCGATTCGTCAACAATCACCCAAACCCCGCAATAGCCGATCACGCAATCGGCATCCTGCGCCAGAATATAGGTTGCAAAACGATTATTTGTTAATTCATTATAAAAAGCCGAATCGCTCCACGGCATCGTAAACGATGCCTTCTCTACTTTCATGACCGCGTCAATGTCGTCCACGTTCATATAGCGGAATTGAACATTGTCTTGCTTATCCATGTTTCTTTTGCTCCTGCGCTGCCAGCC includes:
- a CDS encoding transposase; this translates as MIDIQTDPSCFFTQLYGLYFLVGYGVNDQGYREILGLKVGDSESEHTWNDYFSWLKARGLHGLDVI
- a CDS encoding transposase; the protein is MCKKTRGVGLNVNHGESKEGWTQFFDKLKSRGHQSPKMIISPTARKPKRSWKNGRHYKCNKGVKCSLDLERRCRF
- the tsaD gene encoding tRNA (adenosine(37)-N6)-threonylcarbamoyltransferase complex transferase subunit TsaD, whose translation is MMKDIKVLGIETSCDETAAAVVRNGREILSNVVASQVESHKRFGGVVPEVASRHHVEQITWIIEDAMKEAEVGFSDLDAIAVTQGPGLVGALLIGVNAAKALAYAHQLPLVPVHHIAGHIYANRLVTEFRFPLLALVVSGGHTELILMREHWAFERLGETRDDAAGEAYDKVARTLGLPYPGGPHIDRLAGESRQPLEFPRAWLEPDSYDFSFSGLKSAVINKLHNAKQRGETLAVEDVAAGFQESVIEVLAVKTLRAAQAFNVRQVLVAGGVAANKGLRTRLEEAFHAQPAELVIPPIRLCTDNAAMIAAAGTVAFEKGVRADLRLNAKPGLEFK
- the rimI gene encoding ribosomal protein S18-alanine N-acetyltransferase, whose amino-acid sequence is MDKQDNVQFRYMNVDDIDAVMKVEKASFTMPWSDSAFYNELTNNRFATYILAQDADCVIGYCGVWVIVDESHVTNIAILPEYRGKQIGESLLRTAMHYARMKGARKMSLEVRVSNESAQRLYRKLGFQPGGIRKNYYTDNYEDALVMWVKL